Genomic DNA from Fusobacterium varium:
TCTAACATAATTATTATCTCTTTAGTAAAATTTAGTATCTCTATCTTTGAAATTTTCACATTCTCTTTTATTTCAAAAAATTCTTTTAATCTTAATCTCTCTTTTCTTAAAAAAATTTTCAACTCTTTTTCATCTTTAGCAACTAAGATTCCCTTTCTAAGTTTTCCATATTTATCATAAGCTTTATACTTATATTTTCCCATCAACATTGCCTCAACAATTCATTTAATGAAGTAATTCCCTTTCCTGCTTTCTCTATTCCATCTTCTAATAATTTTTTCATTCCTTTTTTCAATGCAATTTTTTCTATTTCTAAGGATGATTCTCCTCGATTTATCATATTTTTTATCTCTACATCTGGAATAAATACTTCAAAAACTCCTATTCTTCCTCTGTATCCTGTAAAATTACATTTTTCACAACCTTTTTCTACATAAAAATTTAAACCTTTATATTTTTCTGCTTCATATCCTAAACTCTTTATTTTCTCTTTCCAATATTCATCCTTTACTTTACATTCTGGACAAAGTCTCCTCACCAATCTTTGAGATATGATACAAGAAAGAGAGGCTGATATCATATAAGCTGGAATACCTATATTGATTAATCTATCTATTCCCCCTATTGAATCATTTGTATGAATAGTAGATAAAACCATATGTCCAGTTATTGAGGCTTTTACTGCTATCTCTGCTGTTTCATAATCTCTTATCTCCCCTACCATCAATATATCTGGATCTTGTCTTAAATAAGCTCTCAACATTACAGCAAAAGTTCTTCCAATCTCATTTTTACTCTGAACTTGATTTATCCCATCTATTTCATACTCCACAGGATCTTCAACTGTTAAAATATTTTCCTGCCCTGTATTTAATCTTTTTAAGATACTATATAAAGTACTTGTTTTTCCTGAACCTGTTGGTCCGCTCAATAGAAACATTCCACTTCTTTTATTTAATTGAAAAAGTATCTTTTCTAACTCAAAACTATCAATATCAAGTTTTTCTAAGTCAAAATCTATAATATTTTGATTCAATATTCTTATTACACATTTTTCACCATTAATTGTAGGAATTATAGATACTCTAAAATCTATTTTTTTCCCATCTATATCAAGTTCAAATCTACCATCTTGTGGCATTCTTCTTTCTACAATATCTAAATCTGCCATTAT
This window encodes:
- a CDS encoding type II/IV secretion system protein, whose amino-acid sequence is MKKSKIENLEENIFDMTTLFKELEKNQNIENSRYFQKKSDLEENSVVVKIVNTMLLKAIKEKVSDIHIESYKEYIRIRYRVDGVLIEVGKIKGTIFLQYIISRIKIMADLDIVERRMPQDGRFELDIDGKKIDFRVSIIPTINGEKCVIRILNQNIIDFDLEKLDIDSFELEKILFQLNKRSGMFLLSGPTGSGKTSTLYSILKRLNTGQENILTVEDPVEYEIDGINQVQSKNEIGRTFAVMLRAYLRQDPDILMVGEIRDYETAEIAVKASITGHMVLSTIHTNDSIGGIDRLINIGIPAYMISASLSCIISQRLVRRLCPECKVKDEYWKEKIKSLGYEAEKYKGLNFYVEKGCEKCNFTGYRGRIGVFEVFIPDVEIKNMINRGESSLEIEKIALKKGMKKLLEDGIEKAGKGITSLNELLRQC